CCGATGGCAACTTGGAGGACCTTGTCGCCTTTGATCAGGGTAGCGGTTTCCTTCTCGCCATCCCAGATGATGTTGGCGGCGTCGATGCCCAGAGCTTCAGCTACATAGCGGACAGGCACGAAGGTGCGGCCTTCTTTGATGAAGGGAGCTTGGTCCATGGTCTTCTCAACACCGTTGATGGTGTACTTGGTGTCGTTGACTTTGAAAGCGGCAGCCACTTTCAGGTCTTGGGGAGCGGGGGTGACAACCTTCGCGATGACGGCGGAGGTCACGGTGGAGGAAGCAAAGGGCTTCTGGATGGTGGCGTTGGCAACCATTTCGCAGACGGCGGTGCCGTTGCCTTTGACCTTCAGGACGAGGTCGCCTTCGGGAACGGTGCGGTCAACGCGCAGTTTGATGTTGCTGACTTTGATCTTGGAGGGGGTGGAGCTGGTGGACTTGACCTTGACGACAGCGTACTTGGTTTGGTCGCTGGCGTCGGTGGCGGTGGTGGCGGAGTCGGCCATCAGAACCACGTCGCCTTCGACGACTTCGAACTTCGGCGTGGAGGTGAAGTCAACGCCGGCGGGCAGGTAGAGACGCAGTTCGTTGAAGGTGACGTTGCCGACACCGGAAACGTTGCTGGTCTTGCTCATGAGGGCTTCTTTGAAGTTTTCGGTGACGACCACTTCAGAGGCGACTTGGTCGTTCAGACCGATTTTCACTTCGGGAGCGGTTTCGGCCTTCACGTCAACAGGCTTGACAGCCTTGGCGATGATGAAGGTGCCGTCGAGACCGGCGCTGCCGCCGACTTCGACTTTAACGTCGCCGGAGAAACCGGGGGCCAGTTGCAGTTCGGTCTTTTCAAAGACCAGTTTGCCGCGCTTGTTGCCGGTGGAAGGCGTGTTGATGGTGGCCTTGGCGATGCGGCGCTCGGAGTCGATGATCTCCCAGCCGTTGCCGTTGGTCAGGGCCAGGCTGTTGGCATCGGAATCAGAGGAGGAGACGGCGATGCCGGAGACAGTGGGGTTGCCGGAGACGGGAATGCTGCTGGTGTTCCAGCGGACGTTCTCGGGCAGGGTCAGGGTGATGGTGCGGTTGGCGACGAGGCTGCCGACCAGTTCTTCTTCGATGACGAACTTGCCGGCGGTTTCGCCGCTGCGGCCAGCCAGGACGGTCGGGGTGTCGCCGAAGGCCTTGATAGCGGCGCCGAAGGTGCCGTAACGGCCGATGACCAGGCTGCCAGGGGTGGTGGAGGCCTTGCCGCTGACGTCGACGGTCACGTCGCCGGCTTTGGCGGTGGACTCGTCAACAGCGATGCCGAGACCGGTGAGGGAGAAATAGACGGCGCTGCTGGACTGGGTGGCGCCGCCGGTGAAGGCCACGCCCACTTGCAGGGTCCGGCCGGAGTCGGTGGTGCCCTGATAGGTGACGACGGTGTTGGCGTCAGCCCAGATCTGGTTGATCACGGTGTTGGTGGCAGGAACGTTGGCCCAGGTGAAACCGGGGGGCAGCTTCAGCTTGATCGCGTCGGTGCCGCTCTTCAGGGCGCCGGGGCGGTCTTCCTTGAAGCGGATGGGGTCAACGGCGCCGTTGAGGCCGGCGGAAGAGAAGCTCCGCACGTCATCAATCGAAGCGGTGACACTGCCGTTGCCGACGGTGGCGATGACCACTTCGCCGTTGGAGAAGATGCTGCCAGGCTGGGATTCAAAGGCTACTTTGAAATCGCCGCTTTGGCCGGAGGGAACAACGATGTTGTTGAAGTTGACGTAGACAAGGCCCTTGTTGGTCGTGTTGGCGCTGCCGGCAACGCCGACGACGAACTCGGGAGTGGTGAGGTTCGGCTGGGTCGAGGTGTACACTGCGCCGGTGCCGCCGGCAGTGTTGGTCAACTGGTTGCCGATACCGTTGTCGTAAGAGGCGGGCACCTCATAGGTGATGGAGCCGACTTGGGTATTGGCAGGCAGGCGCAGGCGCAGGGTGTAGGGCGTGCCGTTGGTGGAGGCGCCTTGGGGGACTTCCACCATGACGCGGGCGGAGAAGGTGCTGCCGGGGGCGGAAGATGCTTGCTGAGTGGCCGTGAAGGTGGAGGCGGCGAAAGCAGCATTCGGAAGAATCATCGCTGCGACGAACGCTCCAGCCAGCAGGCTGGCCACGGATTTTTTCATCCGTTTGAACAAGTGTAATTCCCTCCTAATTTTCTTCGATTATGTAGTGCGTATCCTGGCGCGATGTGGCAGTGTGGCAACATTCCCCCTTCCTCGCTGTCCATCCGCGTATGTTGTTCACGTAATCTTAGACACGCGCTTTATCGTGTTTGTTCCGTCTTTCTCGAATTTATTTTAAAAAAATTTCTTTTCCTTTTAAATTAATTGTATAAATGGTAAAAAATATATAACAACGGCTTTTAGGCGACCAAAAAGAAAAGCAGCCTCTCGGCTGCTTGACATCCTGATGATCCCTTAGGCAGTTCCCGGCAGGTTAGCTCCCCGAAGTCCAGGGCTTTTCAAAGCTCTGTTTGCTTTGCTCGTGCCGACAGATCAGGTCGAAGAGGTCCCGCTGCGCCGACGCCAGTTGCGATTCAGCGCTGACGAGTTCGATCCGGGTGATCAAGCCTACATCATACTGCACCTTGGCCACGCGATAGGATTCTTCGGCGTTGCGGAGCGCTTCCGTAAGTCCCTCATGCTGCTCCTCCATTTGTTTGAGGGAGTAGTAGAGACCGCGAACCGTTTTGTCTGTCGTTTCCTTGGCCTTGCTGTAGTCGAGTTCCGCTTTGTTGATATCGATCTGACCGGTTTTAAAGGGGCTGGCGGCCATCCGGACGGCTTTCTTGATATCCACGGTATATTGGGCATTGAACACGGACGGGCTATTGACGAGCGCCTTGGCCACCTCATAGTCGAGGTTTTCTACATTGATTGGCCTAAAGACCGGCTGCTCGGTCAGCACGGGGCGCTGTTCCACGTTGATGCCAAGGAGGATATCGAACTTGACATAGGCATCTTTCAAAGCTTCCTGGGCAGCCACAAGCGTTGCCTTGGCGCCGGCGGCGTTGGCTTCCGCGCTGACGACGCTCGTAGCGCTGACGGTCCCTACCGTTTTTCCGGCGCGGGCGGCCCGCAGTTTCCATTCCGCCGCTTCCAGCGCCTTTTGGGCGGCGTTGACTTTTTTCTGGGCGTTGAGGACATCGAGGTAGCGCTGGATCGTTTGCGCCTCCACTGTATCCTGTCTGGCGCCTTGTGTCTTCTTGGCCACCTGCCAGTTCAGGTCAGACGTCAACGTCCGGTTCAGGGCCGCCGCGTTAGCGGCGTCTGCCGGGTTCAGCGGCGTGAACTTGAGCAGTGTAGTCGAGTCGTCACGGACCTCCCAGGCGCGATCCACATCCAGCTTGGCCTGCTGGTAGTCCTTGCTGTTCTGCAAGGCCAGCGCCTTCGCCTGGTCAATCGTCAACATCATGACGCCGTCAGCCGCTTGCTGGGTCGCCGCCGGGAGCGGGGTTTCAGCGGCAAAAGCGGGAACAGTCAACAGGTTGGCGGCGATCAGGACAGACACAGTCTGCGCAAGCCATCGTTTTTTCGTCATCGATATGTACCTCCATATTTGTCCACTATGTAATTTCCAGGCTGAAATCTTTATGTAGTTGAATACACAATCAGTTTACACGCAACCGACCGGCGGGTCAATAGCCTCCCGACAAGAAGACCGGCCCGGCCTTTCGGCCGGACCGGTCTATCGGAGGATGCTGTGGTTCGGTCGCTTGTTAGTTGATGGTGACGGTCTGGGTGGCGGGGTCGAAGGAACCGGTGGCGCCGAAGATGTTCAGCAGCCAGCCGACAGGGAGCATGACGCGGCCGGGTTGGACGATTTGGGGAGCGACGTCCATGGTGATGGCGGCGCCGTTAACCAGGAGGGTCTTGGAGCCCATCTTCATTTGAACCACTTTGTCGCCTTTGATCAGGGTAGCCGTCTGGTTGGCGCCATCCCAGATCATGTTGCCGCTGTTGATGCCGAGGATTTCACCGACGTAGCGGACAGGCAGGTAGGTGCGGCTGTTTTCCAGGTAGGGGGCGATATCCATGGTTTTTTCCACGCCGTTGACGGTGTACTTGGTTTCGTTGATTTTGAAGACGGTGTGGATGACAGCGCCTTCGGGAGCGGGGGTGACGACTTTGCCGTTGGCGATGGAAGCGATGGTGCTGGAGGTGAAGCCGCTCGTTTCGTTGACAGCAGCGCCTTTGACTTTGAAGGTGATGTTGCCCTCGGGAACGGTGCGGTCAACAGTCAGCTTGATGCCGCTGACTTTGATCTTGGAGGGAACGGAGCTGGTGGACTTGATGGTGACTTTGGCGAACTTGGTGTTGTCGTTAGAGTCGGTGCCGGTCGTAGCGGAGTCGGCGTTCAGGACCAGGTCGCCTTCCACCACTTCGAATTTGGGGGTGCTGGAGAAGTCGACGCCGAGGGGCAGGTGGATCTGCAGGGCTTTCGATTCGCCCATGATGGCTTCAGCTTTGGCTTCGGTGAGGATGAGTTCGCCAGCGGCTTGACCGGCCACACCGATTTTCAGTTCGGGGGAAGCGGAGACGGTGGCGGTGATGGGGGCGGCCACTTTGGCGAGAACCAAGGAGCCAGCGACGCCGGCGGTGCCGGTGACGTCGACTTTCAGGTCGCCGGAGAAGTTGGCAGCCACGTCGACGGAGCCTTTTTCGAAGACCACTTTGGCGGGGTCGCCAGAGGAAGCGGTGGTGACTTGGGCCTTGATGGTGCGGCCGTCGGTGCCGACAGCCGTCCAGGCGCCGAGGACGAGGCCGTGGGCGTCAGAGTTGGCGCTGTCGATGCTGGGGTAGGTGCGCCATTTGGTGTTTTCGGGAATGGTCAGGACGATAGTGCGGCCAACGACGAGGCTGCCGGCCATGTCTTCTTCGATGACCACTTTGCCGAGTTCGTTGTCATTGCGGCCGGCGAGACGGTTCGGGGCGTCGCCGAAGGCATTGACAGAGGAACCGAACTCGCCGTATTTGCCGAGAACCAGGGTGGACGGGGTCAGGTTAGTGGAAACGGTGATGTCGCCGGTCTTGGCAACAGACTCATCAACATTGACGGCCAGGCCGGTGAGGTTGATATAGGAGGCGGAGGTGGACTTGCCAGTGACGGTCATTTTCAGAGTCCGGCCGCCATCTTCGGTAGCGCTGAGGCTGTCCTTGGTGCCGGGGTTGGTGTAGGTCAGGTTGCCCCAGACGGTGTTGGCTTTAGCGTTGGTGATGTCCCAGGTGAAACCTTGGGGAAGCTTGAGCTTGACGCTGTCAGAGGCTGCGCTCAGGGCGCCGGGGCGGTCTTCTTTGACGCGGATGACATCGATGGCGCCGCCGACGGAGCTGATGCTCTTCACATCGTCCAGGGTGACAGCGGCGGTGCCGGTGCCGACAGTGGCCACGACGACTTCGCCGTTGCTGAAGATGCTGCCGCCTTGGGCTTCAAAGATGGCTTTGAAGTCGCCCGATTGGCCGGAGGGGATTTTCACTTTGTTCAGGTTGATATACATGATACCTTTGCCGGCGCCGTTTTGTTTGACCGAGAACTCGTATTCCTGGCCGATTTTGACGGTTTTCACCCAGGTGGAGGAGCCGTCGTCGGTCGTGGTTCCGTCTGCATAGACTTTATCGGTCAGGTTTGCCGGGGCGGTCATGTTGCCGGTGTTGTCGACGAATTGGTTCGGAACGGTGTTGTCATAGGTGGCGGGGATTTCGACGGAGACATTGGCTCCAGCGACGATAGCGCCGGCGCCGTCACGTTGGAAGTCGGAGTTGATGGGCAGGCGCATGCGGAAGGTGGCGGTAGAGCCGGCAGCCATAGCGCCCTGGGGAACTTCAATCATGATCCGGGAATTGATGACACCGCCGGGCTCGGCGATATCGGTTTTGACGCTGGCGAAGCTGCTGGACGCATAGGCCGCAACCGGCGTCGACACCATGGGGGCGAGCAGAAGCAGGCCGCTCACCAGCATGGAAATAGTTTTCTTGCTCCGTTTGAACAACGATGGTCCCTCCCTGTTATTTATCAACGATCGAATAGAGTCTTGGAACTTCGAATCCTGTAGCATCGGAGACTTTCGATGCAGGAGACACTCGGTGCGTCTGTGACGCCAACGGTGGCTCACCACCCCCTTCAATGTCGTTCTCATTTGTTTACTGAAGGTTTATGGCCTCGATTCCGTTTACACCAGAATAATTCGCGCCCTCATTTCTTTCTGTAGGGGTGCAAAGTCCGGAAACTTTTTCCATAGCCAAGCTCCCCTCTTCTGCAGGACTATGTGTTAACATAGAAAAAAGGCGGAACTTTTTCGCTCGATTTCTTGTCTAATAGACTGACCGGGTAGTGGCGCCCGGAAGGAGCGTTTGCCAATTGGATACGGTACATAATCTGGTGCGCAAATCTCAGCAAGGGGACGCCAGTGCCTTTGAATCGCTCGTCACCATGTATCAGGGTCGTATTTACGGACTCAGTTATCACCTGACGGGCAACCATGATGACGCGCAGGATCTTGCTCAGGAAGCTTTTATCCGCGCTCATTCTGCCTTGGGCCGCTTTCGTGGCGATGCTGATTTCGGGACCTGGCTGCATCGCATTACCGTAAACACCTGGATAAATCTCCAGCGTAGTCGAAAAAAACATAATTTCGTATCCCTTGATGAGCCCTACGAGATGGAAGACGGCCAGGTTCAGCGGGAAACAGCGGCCGCCAGTGACAATCCGGAAGCCTTATATGAGGAAAAGGAATTCCGCCAGTTGGTCCGCCACGCCTTATCGGAACTCACGGAAGAACATCGCGCCGTTCTGGTGCTCCGAGATGTTCATGGTTATTCCTACGATGAGGTGGCGCGGATCCTGGATTGTACATTAGGCACTGTGAAATCACGCATCAATCGAGCCCGTTTGGTCATGAAAGAGAAGCTGACTTTCCTAGCGAAACGGAGCGGTTACGCTATACCCTTTGCAATTGATAGGCAGGGAGGTGACAATGATGGACTGCCGGCAAGCAAAAATGCTCGCCCTTGATATGAATGAACTGTTGTCCGGAGACGAACGGGCACAGTTCGAATCCCATCTGCATCTGTGTGACGCTTGCCGAACAGAGCAGGCGGAATGGCTCCGCATATCGCAAGCACTGCGTTCGCTGAATGAACCGATAGCGCCGCCCGCCGGTTTTGTGCAAGCAGTGATGGAACGGATCCACCCGCCAAAGTCCTCCCTTTGGTTGCGCATGGGCGCAAAGGGACGCCAGATGGTTGCAGGCGCCGCAGCCGCAGCCGCACTGGTCCTGGCTTCTGCCGGAGTGTCTCCGCTTCTTCATTCGCAACCGGTCAAGATCGCCGATAACACCGGGCCTGTACAGCCTTCTCCGGTGTCACCGAATGCGGAAAACGGAGGCATTGCGTTACCGGCGCCCCCTGGGGGAAGCGGCGCAGCCCTGCCAGAACCCCAAGCCTCTGCGGACGGGGAAAAGGTCGAATCAACCGACCGCGCCGGTGTTGAAGCGCTTGCTCCGTCAAATCGCGCCGTTCCGTTATCCCCTTCGGAAAAGGCTTCTCCTCCATCGCCGCGATCCGGCGATCCTGCTGACAACAGGCTTCAAATGGCCGCTCAACCGGATAGCGTCGAGTTTTTAAGCAAAAAGCGCGAATTGATGAGCACCTTGGTGAAGGTCTCTGTCGCCGATTTGGCTGCCGCCAAAGGGAAGATCGCCGATTTCGCCGGTGAGTACGGAATTCAGCCCGAGAGTATCACAGCGCAGAACACGGACAACCAGCGGATCGAAATTTTACGCTACGTTTTACGACGGCAGGAAGCGAATCCGTTCATCAACCGCTTTGCGTCGTTAGGTGAATTGACGCAAAAGAAAACGGAGACCCAAGACATCACCGCACGCTTCGAAACGGCTATTGAACAGCGCAAGATGCTGATCGCCCAACAGGAGGCAGCCCGAGATGCCGGACAGAAACAACAGTTGGCTCTGCAAATAGTGTCACTGGATCGGCAACTGCGCGACTGGGACAGTGAGTCGAACGGACATGTGGTCATCGTCATGGTAGAAGAAAAAGGGACCCCCTAAGGGGTCCCTTTTCGTTGCCTCGCGCCGTTCCTCGATCAGCCTTGTGTCCGGAAGGCGCCCGTTCCGCCCGGATACCTCTGTAGCAACCCTGAGGCAGCCATATCGCCGATGGCAGCCTCTTTTCCGCGCTGACCGTTACCAGCGAAGGGTTGCTGTTCATTTGAAGGAATCGTGACTTGTCGCCTCACAATCCCCCCGGTATTCCGGTTCACACTGACAAACTGCACTGATTTTTCCTCTGCCTCCGGCTGAAAAAACCATGTGAAACGGCCTCTCGCATCGATGGGGATAAAGGATCGGCTGCTTCCCTTGAAACGATAGGCGTAAAGGGCGTCGCCTGAGGTTTGTCCGATGATATAAAACTTGTCCTGGATATAAAACGAAGTCACTTCCAGTTTCGGTTCTAGCGTTCCCGCGATTGTCTGCGCAAGGGCCGAGACGAGGACCTTTTGTTGACCTTGTTGGGTGAAGTCAAGGGTAAGCGCCTCATCTTTCACCAGGTCTTCCGGCAGAATCGGCACCCCGTTTTTCGCCAACAAGGAGTGGGAGCTAACCTTGTAGGTGAAACCGTCTCTGGTGGTGAGCGTTCGTTCACCGGGGTCATAGCGGGAAAAGACCGTCTTAATGCCATTCTCCGACTCGATGACATCAATCTCTTCGATATCACGGCTATCGGTGATATGCACCCATGCCCAATTTCCATTGGTCAAAACGGTGGTATCGGTCATTACGCCCCAGCGATTGATTTTCACCGATGGCGTCAGCCGGTACGATTGCAGGCGATTGAGCGTGTCTACCAGATAAATGAGGTTCTGTTCCCGGCTGACGTGGACAATCCGGCCCCAGCGGATTTTATCAAAGGCGTTTAATTCCACGACTTTGTCTTCTCCAGGGAGGATTAGGGCAACGACCTGATCGCCAGGATGGAGGTCTCGCAGTGTTGACGGTTCTTCATTCCGATACACGGCGCCACCCGAAACCAGATGATAACGAGCGCCGCCCTGCAAAGAAATCAGGTTTTCCAATACTTTTACGTCATTGAGTACACCGGTGACAGTTTTGCGCTGTGTCACCATGTGCAATACCTCTCCCGTCGTCGGAGACAAAACCAGCCGGACAGGAAGGCCGGGCAAAAACCGATCGCTTCCCTGCCCCGCCGGGAAGGGGATGTCCATACCTGCCGTTTCATCCGGTTGATCCTCATAGGTGTAAACGATTTCCTTGGACAAGGGGAAGGATTGATGGGACGGCAACAGGCGAAGGGTTCCTTTTTCCCTATCGATGCCCTCCAGGCGACCGTTGACTTCCCGGTAGCCTACATCCATTGTCCACAGTGTCTGGCTGGAGGGATTGACCATGCCGGTTACCTCCACGCCCCGTGGTATTTTAGAAATGTCTGCCTTACCGCCGTTGATGCGCGCTTGCGCCTGTGGATGAAGAAAGTAGCCGCCCTCTCGAAACTTTGGATTCGTTTCGATGACCAAGCGTTGATCGCCATCTTCAATGGTTTGGATGCCACTGGCCTGCCAACGGCGAGAGATGAGGACGCTGTTATTTCCAACGCGATAAAGGTCAGCGCCTGTCAAAGGGTTGGCGGCAGGCTCGCTGAGCCGGCGTCCATCAAGGATCATCACCGTCTGGGAACGGGAAAGATGCAGCCGCCTTCCATTGTCCAATTCGATTTGTTCATTCGCCTGTCCCGTGATGAATCCGTCGTAAGCCGATTGACCGCAGACAAGAGCATAATCCTGGGCGGGACGCGATGCGCCTTCCACTGCGCTTTGCCCGATCCGGTTGCCGTAGACGCGAATCGTGTAGGTTCCGCGCACCGGAGAAGGTATGTAAATTTGCTCCACGTTGTTCGTTGAATCGGGAATTGTGCCTAAAAATTGATTTCCTTTATACCCTTTGCTGTCAGGCCCAACGACGGAGAGATCCAGGTTATTTACCAAGGTCTGCTCGGCTTCTCCTTGGGCAGCCGGATCGGTCCATGCCAGCGTGATTTTGAGCGGTCTTTTCTCATCGGTGACAGTCACGCGATAGGTTTTCGTCTCGCCTTCACCTGCGCCGGTCTGTTCTTCTGTATAAAACCAGCTGCGTTCTCTCAGTGGCATAATCGTTCCTGTTACGTCAAGAACGCCGAATCCGTCCTTGGTGGGCCCCTGCGGTCCGGTCCGCGCGCCGTTGATCAGGAGCGCCTTCACCAGCGCTGCTGACGGGTTGCCGGTTTTTCCGGCATCCTCTGCAACCAGGTATTGCCGCAACAGCGCTGCGGAACCGCCGGTGACTGCAGCCGCCATGCTGGTTCCCTGCATGCGGGTGTATAGGGGGTTAGCTGGAAAGTTGCCTTCCGTCAGGCTGGACTTGGGCGCGATAATCGAAGTGCCCGGCGCAAGCAGTTCCGGTTTGATGCGACCGTCTTTGGTCGGACCCCGGCTGGACAGTTCGGATGGCGTTCCCGTTGAAAGGAGGTTCTTTTCAAAGGCCGGGCGCGGGTTTTGCACCGCTCCTACCACCAGCGCGTTTTTGCTGTTCGCCTCAGCTGTAATTGTCCCCGGACCGGGGCCTCCGTTTCCGGCGCCGTAGATGACCAAAAAGTCCGGGTATGATCGGATAAATCGGTCCGCCTCCGCCGCCGTTCTTCCGTAGTAATTTTTAGGGCTCCCCCATCCGTTGACGTGGATCCGGGCGCCTGCCGAATAGGAGGGCGCAAAAAGCCTTCCCAGGGGCGACGGTGGTAGGAGCCTTCCGTCTTTATCGTTGATCGACTGGATATATAAACTTGCTTCCGGGGCGATACCCTTATACTTTCCGCCGGAAGCGGCGCCGTTTCCGGCGATGATTCCAGCCATATGGGTGCCATGACCGACCTGATCGCGAGCCGGCTCATTGTTGACCCATGATTTCAGCATCACGATTTTCGGATACTGGCCAGGGTCATTGCGAAAATCGGGGTGAAGTGTATTCAGATTGCCGCTATCGAGTCCGCTGTCCGCCAGAGCGACAATCTGGTTTTTTCCGGTTAGACCGAGGTCTGTGATAAAGCCTGGCGCACCGACTGCCGTAGCCCCTGCCATGTCGCGCGCCCGGTCGCTGAGCAGTTCGTAAGGGGGCGCCG
Above is a window of Heliomicrobium undosum DNA encoding:
- a CDS encoding copper amine oxidase N-terminal domain-containing protein, translated to MFKRMKKSVASLLAGAFVAAMILPNAAFAASTFTATQQASSAPGSTFSARVMVEVPQGASTNGTPYTLRLRLPANTQVGSITYEVPASYDNGIGNQLTNTAGGTGAVYTSTQPNLTTPEFVVGVAGSANTTNKGLVYVNFNNIVVPSGQSGDFKVAFESQPGSIFSNGEVVIATVGNGSVTASIDDVRSFSSAGLNGAVDPIRFKEDRPGALKSGTDAIKLKLPPGFTWANVPATNTVINQIWADANTVVTYQGTTDSGRTLQVGVAFTGGATQSSSAVYFSLTGLGIAVDESTAKAGDVTVDVSGKASTTPGSLVIGRYGTFGAAIKAFGDTPTVLAGRSGETAGKFVIEEELVGSLVANRTITLTLPENVRWNTSSIPVSGNPTVSGIAVSSSDSDANSLALTNGNGWEIIDSERRIAKATINTPSTGNKRGKLVFEKTELQLAPGFSGDVKVEVGGSAGLDGTFIIAKAVKPVDVKAETAPEVKIGLNDQVASEVVVTENFKEALMSKTSNVSGVGNVTFNELRLYLPAGVDFTSTPKFEVVEGDVVLMADSATTATDASDQTKYAVVKVKSTSSTPSKIKVSNIKLRVDRTVPEGDLVLKVKGNGTAVCEMVANATIQKPFASSTVTSAVIAKVVTPAPQDLKVAAAFKVNDTKYTINGVEKTMDQAPFIKEGRTFVPVRYVAEALGIDAANIIWDGEKETATLIKGDKVLQVAIGSKTLVVNGAGITMDVAPELSESGRVMLPVRWIAERFGATPTWDEATQTVGLK
- a CDS encoding TolC family protein translates to MTKKRWLAQTVSVLIAANLLTVPAFAAETPLPAATQQAADGVMMLTIDQAKALALQNSKDYQQAKLDVDRAWEVRDDSTTLLKFTPLNPADAANAAALNRTLTSDLNWQVAKKTQGARQDTVEAQTIQRYLDVLNAQKKVNAAQKALEAAEWKLRAARAGKTVGTVSATSVVSAEANAAGAKATLVAAQEALKDAYVKFDILLGINVEQRPVLTEQPVFRPINVENLDYEVAKALVNSPSVFNAQYTVDIKKAVRMAASPFKTGQIDINKAELDYSKAKETTDKTVRGLYYSLKQMEEQHEGLTEALRNAEESYRVAKVQYDVGLITRIELVSAESQLASAQRDLFDLICRHEQSKQSFEKPWTSGS
- a CDS encoding copper amine oxidase N-terminal domain-containing protein, producing MFKRSKKTISMLVSGLLLLAPMVSTPVAAYASSSFASVKTDIAEPGGVINSRIMIEVPQGAMAAGSTATFRMRLPINSDFQRDGAGAIVAGANVSVEIPATYDNTVPNQFVDNTGNMTAPANLTDKVYADGTTTDDGSSTWVKTVKIGQEYEFSVKQNGAGKGIMYINLNKVKIPSGQSGDFKAIFEAQGGSIFSNGEVVVATVGTGTAAVTLDDVKSISSVGGAIDVIRVKEDRPGALSAASDSVKLKLPQGFTWDITNAKANTVWGNLTYTNPGTKDSLSATEDGGRTLKMTVTGKSTSASYINLTGLAVNVDESVAKTGDITVSTNLTPSTLVLGKYGEFGSSVNAFGDAPNRLAGRNDNELGKVVIEEDMAGSLVVGRTIVLTIPENTKWRTYPSIDSANSDAHGLVLGAWTAVGTDGRTIKAQVTTASSGDPAKVVFEKGSVDVAANFSGDLKVDVTGTAGVAGSLVLAKVAAPITATVSASPELKIGVAGQAAGELILTEAKAEAIMGESKALQIHLPLGVDFSSTPKFEVVEGDLVLNADSATTGTDSNDNTKFAKVTIKSTSSVPSKIKVSGIKLTVDRTVPEGNITFKVKGAAVNETSGFTSSTIASIANGKVVTPAPEGAVIHTVFKINETKYTVNGVEKTMDIAPYLENSRTYLPVRYVGEILGINSGNMIWDGANQTATLIKGDKVVQMKMGSKTLLVNGAAITMDVAPQIVQPGRVMLPVGWLLNIFGATGSFDPATQTVTIN
- a CDS encoding sigma-70 family RNA polymerase sigma factor, encoding MDTVHNLVRKSQQGDASAFESLVTMYQGRIYGLSYHLTGNHDDAQDLAQEAFIRAHSALGRFRGDADFGTWLHRITVNTWINLQRSRKKHNFVSLDEPYEMEDGQVQRETAAASDNPEALYEEKEFRQLVRHALSELTEEHRAVLVLRDVHGYSYDEVARILDCTLGTVKSRINRARLVMKEKLTFLAKRSGYAIPFAIDRQGGDNDGLPASKNARP
- a CDS encoding S8 family serine peptidase, coding for MDTPAPPYELLSDRARDMAGATAVGAPGFITDLGLTGKNQIVALADSGLDSGNLNTLHPDFRNDPGQYPKIVMLKSWVNNEPARDQVGHGTHMAGIIAGNGAASGGKYKGIAPEASLYIQSINDKDGRLLPPSPLGRLFAPSYSAGARIHVNGWGSPKNYYGRTAAEADRFIRSYPDFLVIYGAGNGGPGPGTITAEANSKNALVVGAVQNPRPAFEKNLLSTGTPSELSSRGPTKDGRIKPELLAPGTSIIAPKSSLTEGNFPANPLYTRMQGTSMAAAVTGGSAALLRQYLVAEDAGKTGNPSAALVKALLINGARTGPQGPTKDGFGVLDVTGTIMPLRERSWFYTEEQTGAGEGETKTYRVTVTDEKRPLKITLAWTDPAAQGEAEQTLVNNLDLSVVGPDSKGYKGNQFLGTIPDSTNNVEQIYIPSPVRGTYTIRVYGNRIGQSAVEGASRPAQDYALVCGQSAYDGFITGQANEQIELDNGRRLHLSRSQTVMILDGRRLSEPAANPLTGADLYRVGNNSVLISRRWQASGIQTIEDGDQRLVIETNPKFREGGYFLHPQAQARINGGKADISKIPRGVEVTGMVNPSSQTLWTMDVGYREVNGRLEGIDREKGTLRLLPSHQSFPLSKEIVYTYEDQPDETAGMDIPFPAGQGSDRFLPGLPVRLVLSPTTGEVLHMVTQRKTVTGVLNDVKVLENLISLQGGARYHLVSGGAVYRNEEPSTLRDLHPGDQVVALILPGEDKVVELNAFDKIRWGRIVHVSREQNLIYLVDTLNRLQSYRLTPSVKINRWGVMTDTTVLTNGNWAWVHITDSRDIEEIDVIESENGIKTVFSRYDPGERTLTTRDGFTYKVSSHSLLAKNGVPILPEDLVKDEALTLDFTQQGQQKVLVSALAQTIAGTLEPKLEVTSFYIQDKFYIIGQTSGDALYAYRFKGSSRSFIPIDARGRFTWFFQPEAEEKSVQFVSVNRNTGGIVRRQVTIPSNEQQPFAGNGQRGKEAAIGDMAASGLLQRYPGGTGAFRTQG